One Archocentrus centrarchus isolate MPI-CPG fArcCen1 chromosome 14, fArcCen1, whole genome shotgun sequence DNA window includes the following coding sequences:
- the si:dkey-251i10.1 gene encoding ADP/ATP translocase 2, protein MSDQVVSFAKDFLAGGISAAISKTAVAPIERVKLLLQVQHASKQITADKQYKGIMDCVVRIPKEQGVLSFWRGNLANVIRYFPTQALNFAFKDKYKKIFLDGVDKRTQFWRYFAGNLASGGAAGATSLCFVYPLDFARTRLAADVGKAGAGREFTGLGDCLVKIFRSDGLKGLYQGFNVSVQGIIIYRAAYFGIYDTAKGMLPDPKNTHIVVSWMIAQTVTAVAGLTSYPFDTVRRRMMMQSGRKGAEIMYSGTIDCWRKIARDEGSKAFFKGAWSNVLRGMGGAFVLVLYDELKKVI, encoded by the exons ATGagtgatcaagttgtttcattCGCCAAGGATTTCTTGGCCGGTGGTATTTCCGCTGCCATCTCCAAAACAGCCGTCGCCCCTATCGAAAGAGTGAAGCTTCTCCTTCAG GTCCAGCATGCCAGTAAGCAGATCACAGCTGACAAGCAGTACAAGGGTATCATGGACTGCGTTGTCCGTATCCCCAAGGAGCAGGGAGTCCTTTCCTTCTGGAGAGGTAACCTTGCCAATGTCATCAGATATTTCCCCACCCAGGCCCTCAACTTCGCCTTCAAGGACAAGTACAAGAAGATCTTCCTTGATGGCGTTGACAAGCGCACGCAGTTCTGGAGGTACTTTGCTGGTAACCTGGCCTCTGGTGGTGCTGCCGGAGCCACCTCCCTCTGTTTCGTGTATCCCCTCGACTTCGCCCGTACCCGTCTGGCAGCTGATGTGGGAAAGGCCGGAGCTGGGAGAGAGTTCACAGGTCTCGGTGACTGCCTGGTTAAGATCTTCAGGTCTGATGGTTTGAAAGGATTGTACCAGGGCTTCAATGTGTCTGTGCAGGGCATCATTATCTACAGGGCTGCATACTTCGGCATCTATGACACAGCTAAGG GTATGCTTCCAGACCCCAAGAACACCCATATAGTGGTGAGCTGGATGATTGCGCAGACTGTGACAGCTGTTGCTGGCCTGACTTCATACCCCTTCGATACTGTCCGTAGACGTATGATGATGCAGTCCGGACGCAAAGGAG CTGAAATCATGTACAGTGGGACCATTGATTGCTGGCGCAAGATCGCACGCGATGAGGGTAGTAAGGCTTTCTTCAAGGGAGCCTGGTCCAATGTGCTCAGAGGCATGGGCGGCGCCTTCGTGCTGGTGTTGTACGATGAGCTGAAGAAGGTCATCTAA